TTACCAATTTCGTCCCGGTGTCCACAGCAAAAGACTCCGATTTATACGTTACGCAATTTGACAACTCGGTAGTAGAAGAAGCCGGTCTGCTAAAAATGGACTTCCTGGGTCTGAAGACCCTTACCCTGATCAAGGATACTGTAAAACTTGTAAAACACAAACACGGTATTGATCTAGATCCCGATAATTTTCCGCTAGATGATGCAAAAACCTACGAACTCTTTCAGCGGGGGGATACGGTAGGGATATTTCAGTATGAATCACCCGGGATGCAAAAACACATGCAGGCGTTAAAGCCTACCGTTTTTGAAGATCTCATTGCTATGAACGCTTTGTATCGCCCGGGCCCTATGGAATACATCCCGAGCTTTATTGCGCGTAAACACGGGGACGAAGAAATACAATACGATTTACCTGCCATGCAGGAATATCTTGAAGAAACTTACGGGATAACCGTATATCAAGAGCAAGTGATGCTTTTGTCACAGAGTCTTGCAGGCTTTAGTAAAGGTGATGCCGATGTCTTGCGTAAAGCGATGGGTAAAAAGATTTTATCGGTACTTGATAAGATGAAACCCCAATTTCTGGAAGGTGGTGAGAAAAATGGCCATCCTCGAGAGGTTTTAAATAAAATATGGAAAGACTGGGAAGCTTTTGCTGCCTATGCTTTTAACAAATCGCACTCTACCTGTTATGCGTGGATTGCCTACCAGACCGCTTATTGTAAGGCCCACTACCCTGCCGAATATATGGCTGCGGTACTGTCTAACAATATGAACGACATCAAACAGGTTACTTTCTTTATGGAAGAATGTAAACGTATGGGACTCGAAGTATTAGGGCCAGACGTGAATGAATCGTTTAGAAAATTTACCGTAAACGACCGCGGCGCGGTACGTTTTGGTATGGGAGCTGTAAAAGGTGTGGGAGCAAATGCAGTACAAACCATCGTTGACAATCGTAAAGACGGGCCGTATCGTTCTGTGTTTGACCTTGCAAAACGCATCGATTTACGGGCTGCAAATAAAAAAGCTTTTGAAAGTCTGGCACTCGCCGGCGGGATGGATAGTTTTACCACTACCCACCGCGCGCAGTATTTTAAAGACGAGGGCGATGGTATTACCTTCCTTGAAAAAGCAGTGAAATATGGAGCTAAATTTCAGGAAAATGAGAATTCGTCTCAGGTAAGTTTATTTGGCGATGCCAGTGAAGTGCAAATCCCGGAGCCGGTGGTGCCTCCCTGTGAAGAATGGGGAACGATGGAAAAACTACGTCGCGAGAAAGAAGTGGTGGGTATTTACATTAGTGGGCACCCGCTAGATGATTTTAAATTAGAAATGGAAAATTTCTGCAACGGTAAGATTAGTGATTTTAACAACCTTGATAATCACCTTAACCGTGAACTTACCATTGGTGGGGTAATTAGCGATGTGCAGCATCGGGTTTCTAAGAACGGAAAAGGCTGGGCTGCATTTACTGTTGAAGATTTTGAAGAGTCTTTTGAGTTTAGAATGTTTGGCGAAGAATATTTAAAATTCAGGCACTTTTTAATCCCAAATTCCTTTGTGCATATGCGTGTGTTTATTCGCGAGGGCTGGGTAAACCGCGATACCGGCAAAAAAGGCGATCCGCGGATGCAGTTTAACAACTTTATGCAATTGCAGGATGTGATGGAAACGTTTAGTAAAAAACTCACCATAAACCTCGATTTAAAAGAAGTGCAAAGCGGGCGCATTGACGAGCTGCGTGAAACCTTATTTAATCACCGCGGGGATCACAATCTGCATTTTTACGTCTTTGAATCTGATGAAAAAATCGCATTGCAGATGCCCAGTCGTAAGAAAAAAGTAAAAATAAGTAGTGCTTTGTTAAATGAATTGAAGGCACAGCGGTTTAGTTTTAAACTCAATTAATAGGCTTTTACATCATTAGCTTTGCTGTTTGGGCGTTCCCTAACGGTCGGGCTATACACTGCAATCTCCTTGTTGCAACGGGCAACAAGGAGGATTTACGCTGCTATCCCTAACGCGAAGAGGAGATGAATTTTAAGTTAAACTGACTTTAATATAAATGGCAGACGTTCACGATAAAAAAACACGTAGTTACAACATGAGTCAGATTAAAGGATCTGACACGAAATCTGAAATGATTGTCCGTAAATATTTACACGGAAAAGGTTTGAGGTTTCGACTACACGACAAATTTCTACCTGGAAAGCCAGATCTTGTATTTAAAAAATATAAAACGGTAGTTTTCATAAATGGATGCTTTTGGCATGGTCATGAGGACTGCAAGTATTTTACGATACTAAAAACCAGAACTGATTGGTGGAAAGATAAAATATTCAAAACTAAAGAAAGAAATCAGCTTATAGTCGAAAAACTAGAAGCAACCGGATGGAAGGTTATTGTTGTTTGGGAGTGTAAACTAAAATCTAAAAATCAATCAAAAAGCTTAGAAAAACTACATAGAAAAATAATTGCCACTTAGATTATTGATAAATCTATTGTTTCATTTTTTTTATAAAGATTAGGCAGAAATCTTGATTTGATTCTGAATTGACTTCTCTTTTTAACCTTTGGCTTGGTTGACATATTTTCTAATTTTATTCCAGGATCGTAATAAATATTTCCATTAGCCATTTGCATAAGAAAAAGTTGGAAATCTGTTCCTGTTCCTAAAATTATATTATTCCCATATTTATACTTTCTGTCACCTTTTATATCTGAAAGGGAGGGCACATAGCAAGCTTTATCATGTTTTCTGTTCCAATGTAAAAGCATTGATGAAAAACTCCAAGAAGCAGCTTCATTTCCCTTCTGGTCGACTAATGAAATACTCCCGTTTGAATTTCTAATTTTTCCACTTTCTTTATCAAAGCCAATTAATTTCATTTCCAATTTCGTCGTTGGATGTAATATTCCTGCTTTGTGAACACCTCCAAAATTCATTCTGTCGGGTCGACCTAATTTATCAGGGTAGCCATAAGTTTTAACAAAATATTCTGTTCCCTCAGATTTGTAAAGACCATCTGTAGGTTCAGGGGTCATCAGTGTTATAACAGAAGAGTTGATATTTTTAAATTTTTGAACACCGAATTGTTTGATTTCCCAACCCATGTAATCAGGTTCGGAATATCCATTTGGTGTAATCCCTAATTCAGCCTCAAGTGTATACCCACCACAATTTGAAGCACGACAAGGCAAAATATTACTATCTGAATCTAAGCGTTTAGAGTCTATCCAACCTTTATTGTAAATTCTCGTCAACTCTTTCAATAAGAGTAAACGATTATTTACGGTTTGAGGTAATTCCATCACAAAAAACACACCGCTTTCAACCAAATTTTCCTCTTGGATAAATTCTTTTGCTATCTCAGATTCGGGGTGAACTACATGGCCAAGAACTGTTCCGCTTTTACTTACTCCTATAAATAATAATCTATCAGCAAGTCTTTGAGTCATTAATTCAGAAGGCGCATTTCTAGATCCTAAAAGAAATCCTGAAAATCGTACTTCTGGATATTTAGGGTAAAGAATTAGTTGAGAATGATTAGCAGGTGATAAATCACCTGTATCTGTAATCCACGAAAAGTTTAACGAGGCTTTAAAACGTTCTCTACTCCAATCTCCAGCTCCTACAGTTGTGATGCCTGAAATTGGCAATATATTTAGGATCTCAAAATTCCCTCCGAAATATACTTGGTTTTTAGAATTGTCGTTAGGTGACAGTTTTTTAATATAGATTTCATCGCACCCATTATTGATGAACAGAGACTTTAGTTTTTTTAGATTCATTGATTTTCAGAAGTTCTTTTACAATGTTCTTACTAACAGCCTGAATTAGAGGCATGGCTACAGAATTACCGAATTGTTTATATGCTTGATTATTAGAAACAGGAATAACAAAATCATCAGGAAAACCTTGAATTCTGGCACATTCTCTCGGTGTTAATCTTCTTGGATTTTCACCTTTTTGTGGAATTAAAATCTCAGCACCATCTTTATAATATCTCGCACTCAAAGTTCTTGAAACACCATTTAAGTCGGTTAACCCGAAGCCAAAACCGTTTCCTTTAGCTTGATGTTTTTTCTTGTATTCCTGAAGATAATTCCACAATTTATCAGACAAAGTATACTTATTATCAACCTTATTCTCTAAAATCTCTTTTACAGCAAGATCAGCTTCAGGTGGCTTAGGAAATTCAAATTCTTCATTTCCTTTAAATACTTTTCTATCGAATCCAACAATAATGATACGTTCTCTATGCTGCGGCACATAATATTTAGCATCTAAAACCTTATAATGAATTGAATAACCTAACTCTTTTAATGTCTCTGTAATAACTTTAAAAGTTTTCTTTTTATCATGAGAAACTAAATTTTTCACATTTTCCAACATGAAAACTTTTGGCCTTTTGTACTCGATTATCCTAGCTATGTCAAAAAATAATGTCCCCTGTGTTTTGTCTAAAAATCCGTGTTGCCTACCCAATGAGTTTTTTTTCGAAACCCCAGCTATTGAAAATGGCTGACAAGGAAAACCTCCAAGTAATATATCATGGTCAGGTATTTCTTTTTCTGAAATTTGTGTTATGTCGCCAAATGGGACTTCTCCAAAGTTTGCTTCATAAGTTTTTTTTGCAAAAGAGTCCCATTCACTGGTGAAAACACATTTACCGCCGTTATTTTGATAAGCAAGACGAATTCCACCAATTCCTGCAAACAGATCAATAAATTTGAATTTCGGTGTCTTTGGCGGAGGAAAAGGCACATCCCATTTAATAGGCAAGTAATATTGAAAATTAGGTTCTTCAGTTAGATCCAAACTTTCGTGCAACTCTGATAAATACTCCTGAGCGTTCGTCTTATAATATTCTGAAACTCCATTTTTATGATTTTGGAAATAATGCGTTAAATGAGCCATCTCGTTAGTAGTTTTCTTATCTACAACGATTTGTAATTTTTCTCTTATGTCAGAATATTTTTTACCCATTTTGTTTTTAGAATAGTCAAGAATATAAGTTTTTAAATTTATTTAAAAACGAAATCAATGAGATTTTTAGAGTGTTAATTTGATAAGTACAAAATTCCACTTTAAACTTCTAATACCAAAAAATGATTATCTAATAAATTCAACTCTTCTGAGAAATCACATTAAAAACTGATTATCGAAAATAATAGCGTAAGGGATAGCAGTGAAAAGCCCACAGCGAGGCACGAGCGCGGACTTGTAACGCATAGCCCGCCCCGAAGGGTTACGCCCAGATCATTGTAAAAATTTTAAATTTTATATCTTCATGCTGAACTTATTTCAGCATCACTACTCCTAAGATCTGCAACTTTAAATTAACTTATGGTGACGAAACTATCGTAAATCCGCGTAAGGGATAGCAGTGAAAAGCCCGCAGCGAGGAACGAGCGCGGACTTGTAACGTATAGCGCGACCCGAAGGGTTACGCCCTAAAAATTAAAATCGCACGTTACAATCCCGGAATATTAGAGATTTCAATCTTCTAGAAGCAAAAAATAGTACTTCAATTTAAAGACAGTTTAAGAAATGCTTATATTGTTTAGGCAAAAGGCTGTATTATTAATCAATATAACTGATAAAATCATAGTCAAATCTAATTCGTTGATTGTAAGCTTTAGATAAATAATTGACTAATTTTACATTAATAACCTAAATAAAAAATAAAATGGCACTAGAAATAACTGACGCAACATTTGACGAAGCTGTACTACAATCTGATAAACCGGTACTTGTAGACTTTTGGGCAGCATGGTGTGGCCCTTGTAGAATGGTAGGCCCCGTTATTGAAGAAATAAGCAAAGAATATGAAGGCAAAGCCGTAGTAGGTAAAGTTGACGTTGATGCTAACCAGGAATTTGCAGCAAAATATGGTGTACGTAACATACCTACAGTTTTGATGTTTAAAAACGGTGAGGTTGTAGGTCGCCAGGTAGGTGTTGCCCCTAAAGCTACTTATACTGAGGCTTTAGAAGGTTTACTTAGCGAAGCATAAGAAAACATTTTTAAAATAGAATAAAAAGGTTTGGCTTCATGTCAAACCTTTTTATTTTGTCTGTAAACTATAAATTAATGCCTGCGACACTTCTCTAATTTTATAAGCAAATCTTAAACTTATTGTTTATACTTGTTAAGGCGATTAAAAAAATTGTTCCGAAATTTATACACTGTTTAGCTGAACAGTATCTGAAATAAAAATTATACAATGGAAAATAAAAAAGGAAAACCACAAGATCTTATTGATGCTAAGTTACTGGAAGAACGTAAAGTTTTTCTTTGGGGACAGGTAGATGACAAGAGTGCCAAGCACGTTGTTGACCGTCTTATGTATTTAGATGCAATAAGCCATAAAGAAATTCAATTATACATTAACAGCCCAGGTGGTTATGTGACTGCCGGCTTCTCTATTTACGATACGATTAAATCTATAAAAAGTCCGGTTTCTACAATATGTACCGGTCTTGCTGCCAGTATGGGAAGTATCTTACTTTCGGTAGGTGAGAAAGGTCGTCGTTTTATACAGCCTCATGCTCGTGTTATGATACATCAGCCTAGTGGTGGTGCGCGTGGGCAGGCTAGTGATATTGAAATTACAGCTCAGGAAATTTTAAAAACTAAAGAATTGAGCGCAAAAATTCTTGCAGATAACTGCGGTCAGGATTTTGAAAAAGTAATGAAAGATTTTAACCGTGACCACTGGATGGGCGCAGAGGAATCTGTTTCTTACGGAATCGTTGACGGTGTAATCTAAAACCTCCTTGTAAACAGTCTCAGTAAGCGGTTGATGCTCTTGAATTTTTATTTCTAGGCATACCGCTAACTGAGACTGTATTTTTATATCACCCTATGGATTTTCAAACGCACCTTAATGCTATTGCCGGTTTTAACAACCTAGAGCTTCTGGCCGGTCAGGTTGTTGAAGGGTTTATTAGCGGGATGCACAAGAGTCCGTTTCACGGGTTTTCTGCAGAGTTTGCAGAACATAAAGTATATAACGCCGGCGAAAGCACAAAACACATAGATTGGAAGCTTTATGCGCGTACAGATAAACTCTATACAAAGCGCTACGAGGAAGAAACAAACCTGCGCTGTCATCTTATCTTAGACAACAGCAGCAGTATGCACTACCCTGCACTACCCTCTTCAGGCTTAAACAGCCCAAATAAAATTGCCTTTTCGGTATTAGCGGCGGCGGCTATTATGCAATTGATGAAAAAACAGCGGGATGCGGTAGGCTTAAGTATATATGCTGAAAATTTTGAGTATTATGCCCCCGAGAAAGGAAGTGAGCGTCATCATCATATGTTGCTTAATCAATTAAATCAAACACTGGTAAAGCCTAACAATGCGGTAAAAACAGATACCTACGCTAATCTTCACTTCATAGCAGAAAAACTGAAACGCAGATCGCTTGTGTTTTTATTTAGTGATTTGTTTCAAAATGAAATTGAGCAGGAAAAAACCTTTGAAGCGTTGCAGCATTTAAAATATAATAAGCACGAGGTCGTACTTTTTCATACCTATGATAGCGCTACAGAATTAAATTTTAATTTTGACAGTACGCCTAAACGTTTTAAAGATGTGGAAACCGGAAAGCATATTGATGTCTTTTCAGACAACTTAAAAGAAGACTATAAAAAACTGGTAAATGCTTATTTTGAGGCTCTTAAATTACGCTGCGCACAATACCGTATAAAATATGTGAAGGCAGATATACAGCGAGGCTTTGCTCCTATATTGAGTACATTTCTAGTAGAACGCAAACAGTTTTTATAAAAATTAAAAAAAGTTTCATTTTTTGTTTGCACACTTAAAAAATGGATGTATATTTGCACCCGCAAGAAAGGAAATGATCACCGCTTCTAATCTTCAAAAGTTCTTAAAATATTTGGTCTGGTAGTTCAGTTGGTTAGAATACATGCCTGTCACGCATGGGGTCGCGGGTTCGAGTCCCGTCCAGACCGCTAGGAGTTATTCCAAATTCCTATAAAAGCCTGTAAATCATATGATTTACAGGCTTTTTCATTTTATTTAATGTCGTTTGATATCAAATAATTCCATCAAAAAGGTGAGTGATTCGGTGAGTCTTTTTAAACTCAAAAAAGACTCACCGCGAAACCGTATAAAGTGTTAAAATAAAAGGACTTACATGTTTTCTTTAACACTTTTTAATTAGGACTTTTGTATTTTAAATCCCTCATTTAAAAGACAAAAATGATGGCAAGTTCTATTTCAATACTTTTCTATCCAAAAACTTCAGCTAAGAAATCATTAAAGGCAGCTACTATTTACGCGCGAATCACTGTAGATTCAAAGCGTAGCGAGTTTTCAACCCAACATAAGGCAACTGAAAAATGGGATCCCAAACTAGGAAAGATGACGGGTACTAGTGCAGAAGCTCGAATGGTGAACCGACACTTAGACGATGTTCGAACTAAAATCTATGAGATTTATGACCGGTTAATTCGAGAAGATAAGCCTGTTTCCGCTCAGATTATCCGGGATATCTATCAAGGTAAAGATGATGAGCAAAGAATACTTCTAGAGCTATTTAAAGAGCATAATGACCGTATTGAGAGTCTTATCGGCAAAGGATATTCAAATGGCACCCTACAACGTTACAAAGCAGCCCGTACGCATTTAGAGAATTACTTGCTTTTTCTTAAAAAGAAAAATGATATCGCATTACGAGAAATTGACTATCAGTTTATATCTGGTTTTGAACATTATCTAAAATCTCAAAAGAACTGCGCTCACAATACGGCAACAAAATATATTGTCAATTTCAAAAAAATTATGCGCATAGCTTTGGCTAATCAGTTTATAGATAAGGATCCTTTCTTTCATTGGAAATCAAACTGGAAAACTAAAGAGCGTGAGTTTTTAACTTCAACAGAACTAAATACGCTAGCTCAAAAAGAGTTCTCAATAGTGCGCCTGGAACAAGTGCGAGATATTTTTCTTTTTTGCTGCTTTACCGGCCTTGCGTATGCAGATGTAAACAAACTCTCCTCCGATGATATTATACTCGGATTAAATGGAGAACGATGGATTAAAACTAAGAGACAAAAAACGAATACGTTAAGTAGCATTCCCATTCTACCAACAGCCGAGCAGATTTTAAATAAGTATAGTGATCACCCGTGCAGATTGAAGGATAATAAATTATTACCCGTACTCACAAATCAAAAGTCGAATGCGTATTTGAAAGAAATAGCAGATGTCTGCGGAATTAGCAAAACGCTGACCACACATCTGGCTCGCCATACCTTTGCTACAACGGTTACTTTATCTCGTGGTGTACCCATGGAAACAGTAAGCAAAATGCTCGGCCACACCTCTATCAAGACCACACAACTTTATGCTAAAGTACTGGATTCGAAAATTGGAGCAGATATGGATCTTCTTAAAAAGCAAGCTCCAATATTAAAAGAATAAGTGTTTTTTAGCCTTAAATATGAAAACAGATATCACTCAACGTGTTAATAACTCAAGTTTTGACCTATTTCGCCAATTTTATCTGATGTTAATTAGAGTTACTTGAATGATCCACAAATTCAATTCAATAAATTCTGAAACCATTTAAACGTATTTCATTACAAATTATTGATTTTCAGTTATTTGTGAATAACTATTTATTAAAAATCTCCTATTCCTCTATTCCTATTTCTACTTTTATTTCAGGAATTCTAATAAAACAAACAAAGCGCTTTGTTCACTATTCACTTTCAAATCGAATACGATGAACACAATTAAATTAGACGAAAGGCTTGAGCGAATTGAATTGCTTTTATTAGCCAATAAGAAGGTACTTACTCTTGAAGAAGCTTGTGATTATACAGGTATATCCCGTAGCTATCTTTACAAATTAACTTCAACAGGAATGATTCCCCACAGTAAACCGAGTGGAAAGCTTATTTACTTTGAACGGGAAGAGCTTGAACACTGGTTAATGCAGAACAAGAAGTTCTCAGATTCAGATTTTAAGGAGTCTGCTGCGCATAAATCAAAAGAGGAAAGAAATTCATAGACCTATAAACCATAGCTATGAAAAATCACAAACTCTATCAAGTAGCAGATCCTAAGAAAAAGACGGTTTACGATTACACCATTGAGTACCTTTTTGAGAAGTACGACATTCTTTACAATGAAATCTCGCACGATTTTCAAATCTCTTTGAAACAGAAAAAGCAATGGAGCTATCTAAATCTAAATTCACTAATCATTGAACTAACCAAAGCCGGGATAGATATCAGTACTTCTAAATTGGAAATTCTGATCAAATCGGAGCTGATTGATTCCTATAATCCGATAAAAGAATATTTTGAATCTCTGGAGGCTTGGGATGGCAAAGATCACATCGAGAAGCTCGCTTCATTTGTGCCGCTTTATGAACACGAAGTATTCGTTTATCATTTCAAGAAATGGCTGGTTAGAGCTATCAAATGTGCCTTGGAGCCTGCGTATTTCAATAAGCAGGCTCTAATTATCAGTCATAGCGGCCAAAGCTCAGGTAAATCAACCTGGTGCCGATATCTCTGCCCACCGGAATTAGCCGAATATATGGCCGAAGACATCAATAGCGATAAAGATGCGCGTATTCAATTGTGCAGAAATTTTCTTTATAATCTCGATGAGCTGGCTGTACTTTCGAAGAATGATGTGAATGCGCTTAAAGCTTTTTTCTCAAAGACTTTTATCAACGAGCGTTTGCCCTATGACCGCAAGAATACCATACTACCCAGAATTTGCTCCTTTATGGGTTCGACCAATATGTCTTCCTTTTTAAATGATGAAACAGGTTCTGTGCGTTGGTTGTGTTTTGAACTGATGGGACCAATCGATTTTGATTATAAGAAAGAAGTAGCTATTCGAGACGTCTGGAGTCAGGCTTATCACTTAGCCTATAAAGATCCCAATTTCAATTCGGAGCTCACCGTAAAAGATGTTAATGAAAATGAGGAGCGCAACCAGCGGTATACCAAAATGACCACCGAGCAGGAACTTATTGCCAAGTACTATGAAAAGTCTACCCACGAAAAAGATTTTGTAACGGCCACAGACATTATGGTGAGCCTGAATTGTCTGAATATACGCATTAGTCAGATCAATCTGGGACGTGCCCTTTCAG
The sequence above is a segment of the Leeuwenhoekiella sp. MAR_2009_132 genome. Coding sequences within it:
- a CDS encoding very short patch repair endonuclease — its product is MADVHDKKTRSYNMSQIKGSDTKSEMIVRKYLHGKGLRFRLHDKFLPGKPDLVFKKYKTVVFINGCFWHGHEDCKYFTILKTRTDWWKDKIFKTKERNQLIVEKLEATGWKVIVVWECKLKSKNQSKSLEKLHRKIIAT
- a CDS encoding MvaI/BcnI family restriction endonuclease, which encodes MNLKKLKSLFINNGCDEIYIKKLSPNDNSKNQVYFGGNFEILNILPISGITTVGAGDWSRERFKASLNFSWITDTGDLSPANHSQLILYPKYPEVRFSGFLLGSRNAPSELMTQRLADRLLFIGVSKSGTVLGHVVHPESEIAKEFIQEENLVESGVFFVMELPQTVNNRLLLLKELTRIYNKGWIDSKRLDSDSNILPCRASNCGGYTLEAELGITPNGYSEPDYMGWEIKQFGVQKFKNINSSVITLMTPEPTDGLYKSEGTEYFVKTYGYPDKLGRPDRMNFGGVHKAGILHPTTKLEMKLIGFDKESGKIRNSNGSISLVDQKGNEAASWSFSSMLLHWNRKHDKACYVPSLSDIKGDRKYKYGNNIILGTGTDFQLFLMQMANGNIYYDPGIKLENMSTKPKVKKRSQFRIKSRFLPNLYKKNETIDLSII
- the dcm gene encoding DNA (cytosine-5-)-methyltransferase; the protein is MGKKYSDIREKLQIVVDKKTTNEMAHLTHYFQNHKNGVSEYYKTNAQEYLSELHESLDLTEEPNFQYYLPIKWDVPFPPPKTPKFKFIDLFAGIGGIRLAYQNNGGKCVFTSEWDSFAKKTYEANFGEVPFGDITQISEKEIPDHDILLGGFPCQPFSIAGVSKKNSLGRQHGFLDKTQGTLFFDIARIIEYKRPKVFMLENVKNLVSHDKKKTFKVITETLKELGYSIHYKVLDAKYYVPQHRERIIIVGFDRKVFKGNEEFEFPKPPEADLAVKEILENKVDNKYTLSDKLWNYLQEYKKKHQAKGNGFGFGLTDLNGVSRTLSARYYKDGAEILIPQKGENPRRLTPRECARIQGFPDDFVIPVSNNQAYKQFGNSVAMPLIQAVSKNIVKELLKINESKKTKVSVHQ
- the trxA gene encoding thioredoxin, giving the protein MALEITDATFDEAVLQSDKPVLVDFWAAWCGPCRMVGPVIEEISKEYEGKAVVGKVDVDANQEFAAKYGVRNIPTVLMFKNGEVVGRQVGVAPKATYTEALEGLLSEA
- a CDS encoding ClpP family protease; amino-acid sequence: MENKKGKPQDLIDAKLLEERKVFLWGQVDDKSAKHVVDRLMYLDAISHKEIQLYINSPGGYVTAGFSIYDTIKSIKSPVSTICTGLAASMGSILLSVGEKGRRFIQPHARVMIHQPSGGARGQASDIEITAQEILKTKELSAKILADNCGQDFEKVMKDFNRDHWMGAEESVSYGIVDGVI
- a CDS encoding DUF58 domain-containing protein; the protein is MDFQTHLNAIAGFNNLELLAGQVVEGFISGMHKSPFHGFSAEFAEHKVYNAGESTKHIDWKLYARTDKLYTKRYEEETNLRCHLILDNSSSMHYPALPSSGLNSPNKIAFSVLAAAAIMQLMKKQRDAVGLSIYAENFEYYAPEKGSERHHHMLLNQLNQTLVKPNNAVKTDTYANLHFIAEKLKRRSLVFLFSDLFQNEIEQEKTFEALQHLKYNKHEVVLFHTYDSATELNFNFDSTPKRFKDVETGKHIDVFSDNLKEDYKKLVNAYFEALKLRCAQYRIKYVKADIQRGFAPILSTFLVERKQFL
- a CDS encoding site-specific integrase, translated to MMASSISILFYPKTSAKKSLKAATIYARITVDSKRSEFSTQHKATEKWDPKLGKMTGTSAEARMVNRHLDDVRTKIYEIYDRLIREDKPVSAQIIRDIYQGKDDEQRILLELFKEHNDRIESLIGKGYSNGTLQRYKAARTHLENYLLFLKKKNDIALREIDYQFISGFEHYLKSQKNCAHNTATKYIVNFKKIMRIALANQFIDKDPFFHWKSNWKTKEREFLTSTELNTLAQKEFSIVRLEQVRDIFLFCCFTGLAYADVNKLSSDDIILGLNGERWIKTKRQKTNTLSSIPILPTAEQILNKYSDHPCRLKDNKLLPVLTNQKSNAYLKEIADVCGISKTLTTHLARHTFATTVTLSRGVPMETVSKMLGHTSIKTTQLYAKVLDSKIGADMDLLKKQAPILKE
- a CDS encoding helix-turn-helix transcriptional regulator, whose protein sequence is MNTIKLDERLERIELLLLANKKVLTLEEACDYTGISRSYLYKLTSTGMIPHSKPSGKLIYFEREELEHWLMQNKKFSDSDFKESAAHKSKEERNS
- a CDS encoding VapE domain-containing protein, producing the protein MKNHKLYQVADPKKKTVYDYTIEYLFEKYDILYNEISHDFQISLKQKKQWSYLNLNSLIIELTKAGIDISTSKLEILIKSELIDSYNPIKEYFESLEAWDGKDHIEKLASFVPLYEHEVFVYHFKKWLVRAIKCALEPAYFNKQALIISHSGQSSGKSTWCRYLCPPELAEYMAEDINSDKDARIQLCRNFLYNLDELAVLSKNDVNALKAFFSKTFINERLPYDRKNTILPRICSFMGSTNMSSFLNDETGSVRWLCFELMGPIDFDYKKEVAIRDVWSQAYHLAYKDPNFNSELTVKDVNENEERNQRYTKMTTEQELIAKYYEKSTHEKDFVTATDIMVSLNCLNIRISQINLGRALSGFGFQKIKHPKRRIYGYLAKRKFIESPYELG